The Carassius carassius chromosome 2, fCarCar2.1, whole genome shotgun sequence genome has a segment encoding these proteins:
- the LOC132111425 gene encoding astrocytic phosphoprotein PEA-15-like: MSEYSSLLSDLSENITNEDLEQLKSACKEDIPEDQSNAITCSKDWFSYLEKNDKLAQDNLSYIEHIFEISRRPDLLTRVIEYRTTVLKISEDDEIDTKLTRIPSAKKYKDIIRQPSEDEIIKLAPPPKKA, from the exons ATGTCTGAATACAGCTCGCTGTTGAGTGATCTGTCTGAGAACATCACTAATGAAGACCTGGAGCAGCTGAAGTCGGCCTGTAAGGAGGACATCCCCGAAGACCAGAGCAACGCCATCACCTGCTCCAAAGACTGGTTCAGTTACCTGGAGAAGAATGACAAACTGGCACAAG ATAACCTGTCCTACATAGAGCACATCTTTGAGATCTCGCGGCGGCCGGACCTCTTGACTCGAGTCATCGAGTACCGCACGACTGTGCTGAAGATCTCTGAAGACGACGAGATCGACACCAAACTCACACGCATCCCCTCGGCCAAGAAATACAAGG ATATCATTCGCCAGCCGTCAGAAGATGAGATTATCAAACTGGCCCCTCCCCCTAAAAAAGCATGA